A stretch of Bombina bombina isolate aBomBom1 chromosome 2, aBomBom1.pri, whole genome shotgun sequence DNA encodes these proteins:
- the LOC128647168 gene encoding proteasome subunit beta type-11-like yields MALQSVCGWDQLISRQTLPQDLCPFLTSPFFPSLLLPHQAWSSRRHPSKPPPQPHGTTTLAFLYEGGVVAATDTRSSANKLVCSPDSRKAKLIHSHLLASTSGSAADCQFFGRVLSRECRLYQLRNGHMPSVRGAARLLSFLMLPFRGTDICAAFTLSGWDRSGPSICYVYNDGTRLSSDIISVGSGSPYAYSVVDEGYRQGMQEEDARRLARRAVCHAGRRDAYSGGLVDVYWIREGGCERDPREDLGVLYERLMQEEKEEGAERKNE; encoded by the coding sequence ATGGCTCTACAGAGTGTCTGTGGTTGGGATCAACTGATTTCAAGGCAAACTCTTCCACAAGATCTATGCCCTTTCCTCACTTCTCCCTTTTTCCCCAGTTTACTCCTGCCTCATCAAGCATGGTCATCTCGGCGCCACCCATCAAAGCCACCACCTCAGCCCCATGGCACAACAACATTGGCATTTCTTTATGAGGGAGGGGTGGTGGCTGCTACAGATACTCGATCTTCTGCCAATAAGTTGGTTTGTAGCCCAGATAGCCGCAAAGCTAAGCTCATCCACAGCCACTTGCTAGCCTCCACCTCAGGAAGTGCCGCAGACTGTCAGTTCTTTGGTCGAGTTCTGTCCAGAGAGTGCCGCCTCTACCAATTGAGAAATGGGCACATGCCCAGTGTGCGAGGAGCAGCCAGATTACTGAGCTTTTTGATGCTGCCATTTCGAGGCACTGATATTTGTGCTGCCTTTACCCTGTCTGGCTGGGACCGTAGTGGACCCTCCATCTGCTATGTGTACAATGATGGGACTCGCCTCAGCTCTGATATCATCTCTGTGGGATCAGGATCCCCATATGCATACAGTGTGGTGGATGAAGGCTATAGGCAAGGAATGCAGGAGGAGGATGCACGACGCCTGGCAAGGAGGGCGGTATGCCATGCTGGCAGGAGAGATGCCTACTCTGGAGGGCTTGTGGATGTGTATTGGATAAGAGAGGGTGGTTGTGAGAGGGACCCCAGGGAAGATCTTGGAGTATTGTATGAGAGACTAATGCAAGAGGAGAAAGAAGAAGGGGCAGAAAGGAAGAATGAATGA